The following proteins come from a genomic window of Paroceanicella profunda:
- a CDS encoding nucleoside deaminase, which produces MYDETFMRRAIAISAQALTTPGTEPFGAVIVRDGVIVGEGLNRSVARLDPTSHGETEAIRDACRRLGTVSLAGCDLYTSAEPCALCVAAMAIAGIARLYYAADQGDCGAHLGALPPETRHPIDTALLRAECAAPVEARVMPAEQHLAEDAAAILADWAASRR; this is translated from the coding sequence TTCATGCGCCGCGCCATCGCGATATCCGCCCAGGCGCTCACCACCCCCGGCACCGAGCCCTTCGGCGCCGTGATCGTGCGCGACGGGGTGATCGTGGGCGAGGGGCTCAACCGCTCGGTCGCCCGCCTCGACCCCACCTCGCACGGCGAGACCGAGGCGATCCGCGACGCCTGCCGCCGGCTCGGCACCGTGTCGCTCGCCGGCTGCGACCTCTACACCAGCGCCGAGCCCTGCGCGCTCTGCGTGGCGGCGATGGCCATCGCCGGCATCGCGAGGCTCTACTACGCAGCCGACCAGGGCGACTGCGGCGCCCATCTCGGCGCCCTGCCGCCCGAAACGCGCCACCCCATCGACACTGCCCTCCTGCGCGCCGAATGCGCCGCCCCGGTGGAGGCCCGCGTGATGCCCGCCGAACAGCACCTCGCCGAAGACGCCGCCGCCATCCTCGCCGACTGGGCCGCAAGCCGGCGCTGA
- a CDS encoding TetR/AcrR family transcriptional regulator, whose amino-acid sequence MTTTRTYNSPLRDEKARATREAILQALYELMNGAEETAEIGMDAIAERAGIRKRTIFRHFSTKEELFAAFWPWLNARIGASVSPRAPRDVIDGPRQAFPLFEAHDAAMRAALHTRTGREMRMGTVEARRLHFANALAPVCASLAPEEARRVTALAHLLYSASAWEVLKDYGGLSGAQAGEAASWALEVILSAVTKGEIRADVASQRKDERDEA is encoded by the coding sequence GTGACGACGACCAGGACATACAACAGCCCCCTGCGGGACGAGAAGGCGCGGGCCACGCGGGAGGCGATCCTCCAGGCGCTCTACGAGCTGATGAACGGCGCCGAGGAGACCGCAGAGATCGGTATGGATGCCATCGCCGAGCGGGCCGGCATCCGGAAGCGGACGATCTTCCGCCATTTCTCGACCAAGGAAGAGCTTTTCGCCGCGTTCTGGCCGTGGCTGAACGCGCGGATCGGCGCCTCCGTGTCGCCGCGCGCGCCGCGCGACGTCATCGACGGCCCGCGGCAGGCCTTCCCGCTCTTCGAGGCGCATGACGCCGCCATGCGCGCCGCGCTTCACACGAGGACCGGTCGCGAGATGCGCATGGGCACCGTGGAGGCCCGGCGCCTCCACTTCGCCAATGCCCTCGCGCCCGTCTGCGCCTCCCTGGCGCCGGAGGAGGCCCGCAGGGTCACGGCCCTGGCGCATCTGCTCTACTCGGCCTCCGCCTGGGAGGTCCTGAAGGATTACGGCGGTCTTTCCGGTGCCCAGGCCGGAGAGGCCGCGTCCTGGGCGCTCGAGGTGATCCTGTCCGCGGTCACGAAGGGCGAAATCCGCGCGGACGTTGCATCGCAGCGAAAGGATGAACGCGATGAAGCTTGA
- a CDS encoding cupin domain-containing protein, producing MKLDLNATTGADTIWVVGDRIRFLGGLPAANSELIEVDVPPGSGTPPHCHASAEMFYILSGELTVRDFPDAGQPPSVVVAKPGDAVTIASGRAHNYSNEGERPVKMLVLIEPSMIAFFREAGTAEPQAEPDLARLGAAMQRHGIDLIGMAA from the coding sequence ATGAAGCTTGACCTGAATGCCACCACGGGCGCCGACACCATCTGGGTCGTCGGTGACCGCATCCGGTTCCTCGGCGGCCTGCCGGCCGCCAATTCGGAACTGATCGAGGTCGATGTGCCGCCGGGCTCGGGCACACCGCCGCACTGCCACGCCTCCGCGGAGATGTTCTACATCCTCTCGGGCGAACTGACGGTGCGCGACTTCCCGGACGCGGGGCAGCCGCCCTCCGTGGTCGTGGCGAAGCCGGGCGATGCGGTCACCATCGCCTCGGGCAGGGCGCACAACTACAGCAACGAGGGCGAGAGGCCGGTGAAGATGCTCGTGCTCATCGAGCCCTCCATGATCGCCTTCTTCCGGGAGGCCGGCACCGCCGAGCCGCAGGCGGAACCCGATCTCGCACGCCTTGGCGCGGCCATGCAGCGCCACGGCATCGACCTGATCGGCATGGCCGCCTGA
- a CDS encoding aminotransferase class IV — protein MTEDTHTTHDAEDDPRNRDILIYVNGALKHRDAAMVSVYDSGFLLGDGMWEGMRLCNGRWAFFEEHMDRFFEACKAVALDPGTDRAGLLEALTMTAQANGMTHDVHCRLMLTRGVKVKPFQHPSLSRSGPTLVIIMEHSKPVDRLAERGIRLATVPQVRGLPMSQDAKYNSHSKLNCVIACLQAEQAGADEALMLDPHGFVNTTNACNFFIVRRGEVWTSTGDYCMNGVTRAKVIELCRANGIPVREKNFSLVETYGAEEAFLTGTFGAQTPVAEIDGRQIGSGGAGPVTRQIRALYKAAVEVDTRG, from the coding sequence ATGACCGAGGACACCCACACCACCCATGACGCCGAGGACGACCCGCGCAACCGCGACATCCTCATCTACGTGAACGGCGCGCTGAAGCACCGCGACGCGGCGATGGTCTCGGTCTATGACAGCGGCTTCCTGCTGGGCGACGGGATGTGGGAGGGGATGCGGCTCTGCAACGGCCGCTGGGCCTTCTTCGAGGAGCACATGGACCGGTTCTTCGAGGCCTGCAAGGCGGTGGCCCTCGACCCCGGCACCGACCGCGCCGGGCTGCTCGAGGCGCTCACGATGACCGCGCAGGCCAATGGCATGACCCATGACGTGCACTGCCGGCTGATGCTGACCCGGGGCGTGAAGGTGAAGCCCTTCCAGCACCCCTCGCTGTCGCGCTCCGGCCCGACGCTTGTGATCATCATGGAGCATTCGAAGCCGGTGGACCGGCTGGCCGAGCGGGGCATCCGCCTCGCCACCGTGCCGCAGGTGCGCGGCCTGCCGATGAGCCAGGACGCGAAGTACAACAGCCATTCCAAGCTCAACTGCGTGATCGCCTGCCTGCAGGCCGAGCAGGCCGGCGCCGACGAGGCGCTGATGCTCGACCCGCATGGCTTCGTGAACACCACCAACGCCTGCAACTTCTTCATCGTGCGCCGGGGCGAGGTGTGGACCTCGACGGGCGACTACTGCATGAACGGCGTGACGCGGGCCAAGGTGATCGAGCTGTGCCGGGCGAACGGCATCCCGGTGCGGGAGAAGAACTTTTCGCTGGTGGAGACCTACGGGGCCGAGGAGGCCTTCCTCACCGGCACCTTCGGCGCCCAGACCCCGGTGGCCGAGATCGACGGCCGGCAGATCGGCTCGGGCGGCGCCGGCCCGGTGACCCGGCAGATCCGCGCGCTCTACAAGGCCGCCGTGGAGGTGGACACCCGGGGCTGA
- a CDS encoding GntR family transcriptional regulator — translation MPTEDSDRAKRGGSAGRVHETLRREILALALRPGTPLDETQLSQRFGLSRSPVREALSRLLAERLVEMLPNRSTIVAPIDLAGFPRFVEALDLQQRFATRLAARHRSDADLDRLRACAARFDETVQGYQPLEMSQANYDFHIAVAEAGQNPWVTRQYGELLNEARRLLHLHFEFLLQVDRTQVLNNQHTDIIEAIAARDAEAADALAHAHTMHFQTRFLKALHHTPDAEFTIEFLAERSARRETGA, via the coding sequence ATGCCGACCGAGGACAGTGACAGGGCCAAGCGCGGCGGCTCCGCCGGCCGGGTGCACGAGACGCTGCGGCGCGAGATCCTCGCGCTCGCCCTGCGCCCGGGCACGCCGCTCGACGAAACCCAGCTCTCCCAGCGCTTCGGCCTCTCACGCTCGCCGGTGCGCGAGGCGCTGAGCCGGCTGCTCGCCGAGCGGCTGGTGGAGATGTTGCCCAACCGCTCCACCATCGTGGCGCCGATCGACCTCGCGGGTTTCCCCCGCTTCGTGGAGGCGCTGGACCTGCAGCAGCGATTCGCCACCCGGCTCGCCGCCCGCCACCGCTCCGACGCAGACCTCGACCGGCTGCGCGCCTGCGCCGCGCGCTTCGACGAGACCGTGCAGGGCTACCAGCCGCTGGAGATGTCGCAGGCCAATTACGATTTCCACATCGCCGTGGCCGAGGCGGGGCAGAACCCCTGGGTCACCCGGCAGTACGGCGAACTGCTCAACGAGGCCCGGCGCCTGCTGCACCTGCATTTCGAGTTCCTGCTGCAGGTGGACCGCACCCAGGTGCTCAACAACCAGCACACCGACATCATCGAGGCCATCGCCGCGCGTGACGCCGAGGCGGCCGACGCCCTCGCCCATGCCCATACCATGCATTTCCAGACCCGCTTCCTGAAGGCCCTGCACCACACGCCGGACGCGGAATTCACCATCGAGTTCCTCGCCGAACGCAGCGCCCGGCGGGAGACCGGAGCATGA
- a CDS encoding enolase C-terminal domain-like protein: MSIARVTVSTHCNDLGGRAWNPALVWTRKYAVFVELTDDAGRTGLGECWCFDAAPDTLTAFLRTEVAPGLTGLTPEALAAHLAALRRRATLTARHGLLESALSGVEFAAADLAAQAAGLPLWRSLNPRGPGHARLYASGGLYGPDKGPEALAAEMAGMAAAGFDIVKMKVGGLAPAADLERVQAVLEALPPATRLIIDGVYTHDAASALALWRALPAERMEAFQSPVPAADHAGMRRLTAEGVPVMAVEAEYRPEIHETLIETRAVRFLQVAPIACGGPSRVLALAGRLRGTGIALSLEVSSTAVATLAAAHLAAACEAVAHVEFHTLHQVFFDMLPAEWAPQAPGGALFSGYRNGLRALPERPGLGLALRAGAADPAFTLSRTGPQTAGTPDKEISR; the protein is encoded by the coding sequence ATGAGCATCGCGCGGGTCACCGTCTCCACCCATTGCAACGACCTCGGCGGCCGGGCCTGGAACCCGGCCCTGGTCTGGACGCGCAAATACGCCGTCTTCGTCGAGCTCACCGATGACGCGGGCCGCACCGGCCTCGGCGAATGCTGGTGCTTCGACGCAGCGCCCGACACGCTCACCGCCTTCCTGCGCACTGAGGTGGCCCCGGGCCTCACCGGGCTCACGCCGGAGGCGCTCGCGGCCCATCTCGCCGCCCTGCGCCGCCGCGCCACGCTCACCGCCCGGCACGGGCTCTTGGAAAGCGCGCTCTCGGGCGTGGAATTCGCCGCCGCCGACCTCGCGGCACAGGCCGCCGGCCTGCCCCTGTGGCGCAGCCTGAACCCCCGCGGGCCGGGGCATGCCCGGCTCTATGCTTCCGGCGGGCTCTACGGGCCAGACAAGGGGCCCGAGGCGCTCGCCGCCGAGATGGCCGGCATGGCCGCCGCGGGCTTCGACATCGTGAAGATGAAGGTGGGTGGCCTCGCCCCCGCGGCGGATCTCGAGCGCGTGCAGGCGGTGCTCGAAGCCCTGCCGCCCGCCACCCGGCTCATCATCGACGGCGTCTACACCCATGACGCAGCCTCCGCGCTCGCCCTCTGGCGCGCCCTGCCGGCGGAGCGGATGGAGGCCTTCCAGTCTCCCGTCCCCGCCGCCGACCATGCCGGCATGCGCCGCCTCACCGCCGAAGGCGTGCCGGTGATGGCGGTGGAGGCGGAATACCGCCCCGAGATCCACGAGACGCTGATCGAGACCCGCGCCGTCCGCTTCCTGCAGGTGGCCCCGATCGCCTGCGGCGGCCCGTCCCGGGTGCTGGCCCTCGCCGGGCGGCTGCGCGGCACCGGCATCGCGCTGTCGCTCGAGGTCTCCTCTACCGCGGTCGCCACGCTGGCCGCCGCCCATCTCGCCGCCGCCTGCGAGGCCGTGGCGCATGTGGAGTTCCACACCCTCCACCAGGTGTTCTTCGACATGCTTCCCGCCGAATGGGCCCCGCAAGCCCCGGGCGGCGCGCTCTTTTCCGGCTATCGGAACGGCCTGCGCGCCCTGCCGGAACGCCCCGGCCTCGGCCTCGCGCTGCGCGCCGGCGCGGCCGACCCCGCCTTCACCCTTTCACGAACCGGCCCGCAGACGGCCGGCACCCCCGACAAGGAGATCTCCCGATGA
- a CDS encoding amino acid ABC transporter substrate-binding protein: MMKTRLASLGLALGLALSPALPAAAQEGGLLKTVQDRGSLLCTGHNGSYLGFAEVDDKGAWQGFDIEMCRALATAIFGTPDALQIIPVSWAQRFPALQSGDVDVIIKVTGWTMSRDTELGLQFSRPYFIGPFYVMSRKDIGATKVADLEGGVFCVNSGTTVERVLADYMEANGISYEPLAFEKGEELRAALYAGRCDAIAGFGPFLAATRVNAPDPEAFEILGDVLALEPEGIVVRQGEDDFLDVVNWMVSVLLYAEQEGITSANVDEIRAAPPSPTIERLLGVSPGIGERLGLSDDWAYNVIKTMGNYGEIYDRTVGEGSRYQLPRGMNRLWNKGGLLYPLVLD, from the coding sequence ATGATGAAGACCCGTCTTGCCTCCCTCGGCCTCGCCCTCGGGCTGGCCCTCTCACCGGCCCTGCCCGCCGCGGCACAGGAGGGCGGCCTGCTCAAGACCGTGCAGGACCGCGGCTCGCTGCTGTGCACCGGGCACAACGGCTCCTACCTCGGCTTCGCGGAGGTCGATGACAAGGGCGCCTGGCAGGGCTTCGACATCGAGATGTGCCGCGCGCTGGCCACCGCCATCTTCGGCACGCCCGACGCGCTGCAGATCATCCCGGTGAGCTGGGCGCAGCGCTTCCCCGCGCTCCAGTCGGGCGACGTGGACGTGATCATCAAGGTCACCGGCTGGACCATGAGCCGCGACACCGAGCTGGGCCTGCAATTCTCCCGCCCCTATTTCATCGGCCCCTTCTACGTGATGTCGCGCAAGGACATCGGTGCGACGAAGGTGGCCGACCTGGAGGGCGGCGTCTTCTGCGTGAACTCCGGCACTACGGTGGAGCGCGTGCTGGCCGACTACATGGAGGCCAACGGCATCTCCTACGAGCCGCTCGCCTTCGAGAAGGGCGAGGAGCTGCGCGCCGCCCTCTACGCCGGGCGCTGCGACGCCATCGCGGGCTTCGGCCCCTTCCTCGCCGCCACCCGCGTGAACGCGCCCGACCCCGAGGCCTTCGAGATCCTCGGCGACGTGCTGGCGCTGGAGCCGGAGGGCATCGTGGTCCGCCAGGGCGAGGACGACTTCCTCGACGTGGTGAACTGGATGGTCTCCGTGCTGCTCTACGCCGAGCAGGAGGGCATCACCTCCGCGAATGTCGACGAGATCCGCGCCGCCCCGCCCTCGCCCACCATCGAGCGCCTGCTCGGCGTCTCGCCGGGCATCGGCGAGCGCCTCGGCCTCTCCGACGACTGGGCCTACAACGTGATCAAGACCATGGGCAATTACGGCGAGATCTACGACCGCACGGTGGGCGAGGGCTCGCGCTACCAGCTGCCCCGCGGCATGAACCGGCTGTGGAACAAGGGCGGCCTTCTCTACCCGCTGGTGCTCGACTGA
- a CDS encoding ABC transporter permease subunit (The N-terminal region of this protein, as described by TIGR01726, is a three transmembrane segment that identifies a subfamily of ABC transporter permease subunits, which specificities that include histidine, arginine, glutamine, glutamate, L-cystine (sic), the opines (in Agrobacterium) octopine and nopaline, etc.), protein MPRFASFRTRAGFTIQVGLLLVIALVLAGLVLTARENILGQGMATGFGFLDRSTGWPVNVSVIELSARSSYARVLLAGLLNTLTVGALALLLATLLGTVLGLMRVSGNLILEIIGTTYVEIFRNVPMILQAFFWYAVFTHLPSPRQAITFADAVVLSNRGLVLPEPEFSAADLAVLGLAALAGVAASVLAARRGLRAGRWLALSWLLLAGVLLWAGRAPGVPMLSLPELQGLRIAGGLTLKPEFSALLVGLTLFGAAYIGEIVRGGLLSVEPGKLEAGRALGLTPGQVNRFIRLPLALRAMLPALSNQYIWLMKATTVGIAIGYPDFFAVVSTAINQSGQTLELLAILMLGFLAVNYTLGFALNRLNERLKLKGRS, encoded by the coding sequence ATGCCGCGTTTCGCCTCGTTCCGCACCCGGGCGGGCTTCACCATCCAGGTGGGGCTGCTGCTCGTGATCGCGCTCGTTCTCGCCGGGCTGGTGCTCACCGCGCGCGAGAACATCCTCGGGCAGGGCATGGCCACCGGCTTCGGCTTTCTCGACCGCTCCACCGGCTGGCCGGTGAACGTCTCCGTCATCGAGCTCTCCGCCCGCTCCAGCTACGCCCGCGTGCTGCTGGCGGGGCTGCTGAACACGCTCACAGTCGGCGCGCTGGCGCTGCTGCTCGCCACGCTGCTGGGCACGGTGCTGGGGCTGATGCGCGTCTCGGGCAACCTCATCCTCGAGATCATAGGCACTACCTATGTGGAGATCTTCCGCAACGTGCCGATGATCCTGCAGGCCTTCTTCTGGTACGCGGTCTTCACCCACCTGCCGAGCCCGCGGCAGGCGATCACCTTCGCCGATGCGGTGGTGCTCTCGAACCGCGGGCTGGTGCTGCCCGAACCCGAATTCTCCGCCGCCGACCTTGCGGTACTCGGCCTTGCCGCCCTCGCCGGGGTGGCGGCAAGCGTGCTCGCCGCCCGGCGCGGGCTGCGGGCCGGGCGCTGGCTGGCACTGAGCTGGCTGCTGCTCGCGGGCGTGCTGCTCTGGGCGGGCCGCGCCCCGGGCGTGCCGATGCTCTCGCTGCCCGAGCTGCAGGGCCTGCGCATCGCGGGCGGCCTCACGCTCAAGCCGGAGTTCTCGGCGCTGCTCGTCGGGCTCACCCTGTTCGGCGCCGCCTATATCGGCGAGATCGTGCGCGGCGGGCTGCTCTCGGTCGAGCCGGGCAAGCTCGAGGCCGGTCGCGCCCTCGGCCTCACCCCGGGGCAGGTCAACCGCTTCATCCGCCTGCCGCTGGCGCTGCGCGCCATGCTGCCCGCCCTCTCCAACCAGTACATCTGGCTGATGAAGGCCACCACGGTGGGCATCGCCATCGGCTACCCGGATTTCTTCGCCGTGGTCTCCACCGCCATCAACCAGAGCGGCCAGACACTGGAGCTGCTCGCCATCCTCATGCTCGGCTTCCTCGCGGTGAACTACACACTCGGCTTCGCGCTCAACCGCCTGAACGAGCGGCTGAAACTGAAGGGGAGGAGCTGA
- a CDS encoding amino acid ABC transporter permease, with translation MDTAAPPKESLAAWAHRRLFSTWFDRIVTLVFGAGVAWVLWQVLGWAFLGAVWSAPNSDACAGASGACWAVIEARGRLILFGLYPAEEHWRSALACLAVMVTMGLSCWPLFWHVKRLAALWVAGFGLFLVLMRGGVAGLAPVTAEQWGGLSLTLFIFCGVVVAGMPMAVGLALARRSKLPVVRGCAGGLIDVVRSLPLLTLLFTAAVVVPLLVPGWLQGDKLVRVVLAYALFFACYQAEILRAGLQSVHEGQGEAAAALGLSPAQRVFLIELPQAFRNTLPSTINQVVITFKETSIVTIIGFFEVMASGNAALGSGDWGRAFIEVYVFLGLIYFVFVFGLSRYGAWLEARMRRGQRH, from the coding sequence ATGGACACCGCCGCCCCCCCGAAGGAAAGCCTCGCCGCCTGGGCGCACCGCCGGCTGTTCTCCACCTGGTTCGACCGTATCGTCACCCTCGTCTTCGGCGCGGGCGTGGCCTGGGTGCTGTGGCAGGTGCTGGGCTGGGCCTTCCTCGGCGCGGTGTGGAGCGCGCCCAATTCCGATGCCTGCGCCGGGGCCTCCGGCGCCTGCTGGGCGGTGATCGAGGCGCGCGGCCGGCTCATCCTCTTCGGCCTCTACCCGGCGGAGGAACACTGGCGCTCGGCCCTCGCCTGCCTCGCGGTGATGGTCACGATGGGCCTGTCCTGCTGGCCGCTGTTCTGGCATGTGAAACGGCTCGCCGCCCTCTGGGTGGCCGGCTTCGGGCTGTTCCTGGTGCTGATGCGCGGCGGGGTGGCCGGGCTCGCACCTGTCACGGCCGAGCAATGGGGCGGGCTCTCGCTCACCCTGTTCATCTTCTGCGGCGTGGTGGTGGCGGGCATGCCGATGGCGGTGGGCCTCGCGCTCGCGCGCCGCTCGAAACTGCCGGTGGTGCGGGGCTGCGCCGGCGGGCTGATCGACGTGGTCCGCTCGCTGCCGCTGCTCACGCTGCTGTTCACCGCCGCCGTGGTGGTGCCGCTGCTCGTGCCCGGCTGGCTGCAGGGCGACAAGCTGGTGCGCGTGGTGCTGGCCTATGCGCTGTTCTTCGCCTGCTACCAGGCCGAGATCCTGCGCGCGGGCCTGCAATCGGTGCATGAGGGGCAGGGCGAGGCCGCGGCGGCGCTGGGGCTCAGCCCCGCACAGCGCGTCTTCCTCATCGAGCTGCCCCAGGCCTTCCGCAACACGCTGCCGTCCACGATCAACCAGGTGGTGATCACCTTCAAGGAAACCTCCATCGTCACCATCATCGGCTTCTTCGAGGTGATGGCCTCGGGCAATGCAGCGCTCGGCAGCGGCGACTGGGGCCGCGCCTTCATCGAGGTCTACGTGTTCCTCGGGCTCATCTATTTCGTCTTCGTCTTCGGCCTGTCGCGCTACGGCGCCTGGCTGGAGGCGCGGATGCGGCGCGGGCAGCGGCACTGA
- a CDS encoding ABC transporter substrate-binding protein has product MKHIIAGIGLAGALAAAPALAQETKVIGVSIPAATHGWAGGMNYFAQAAVERLEQTYPQLDFVLATASDPGKQVNDIEDMVATRHIDALVVLPFESEPLTGPVQAVAQSGAWVTVVDRGLSQEGIEDLYVAGDNSGFGRVSGAFMASQLPEGGKIVALRGIPTTIDNERVAGFESAIEGKDIEVLGMEHGNWNRDDAFTVMQDFLSKFPEIDAVWASDDDMAIGVLAAIEASGREDVKFVLGGAGMKEMVKRTMDADPMIPANVTYPPSMIATAIEVTALGLVSNAPVSGEFIIGSVLVTPQNAEQFYYPDSPF; this is encoded by the coding sequence ATGAAGCATATCATAGCAGGCATCGGCCTGGCGGGCGCACTGGCCGCGGCGCCGGCTCTCGCGCAGGAGACGAAGGTGATCGGCGTCTCCATTCCCGCCGCCACGCATGGCTGGGCGGGGGGCATGAACTACTTCGCCCAGGCCGCGGTGGAGCGGCTGGAGCAGACCTACCCGCAGCTCGACTTCGTGCTCGCAACCGCCTCCGACCCCGGCAAGCAGGTGAACGACATCGAGGACATGGTGGCCACCCGGCACATCGACGCGCTGGTGGTCCTGCCCTTCGAATCCGAGCCGCTGACCGGGCCGGTGCAGGCGGTGGCGCAAAGCGGCGCCTGGGTGACGGTGGTGGACCGCGGCCTGAGCCAGGAGGGCATCGAGGACCTCTACGTGGCGGGCGACAATTCCGGCTTCGGCCGGGTGTCGGGCGCGTTCATGGCCTCGCAGCTGCCCGAGGGCGGCAAGATCGTGGCTTTGCGCGGCATCCCCACCACTATCGACAACGAGCGCGTGGCCGGCTTCGAGAGCGCCATCGAGGGCAAGGACATCGAGGTGCTGGGCATGGAGCACGGCAACTGGAACCGCGATGACGCCTTCACCGTGATGCAGGACTTCCTTTCGAAATTCCCCGAGATCGACGCGGTCTGGGCCTCGGACGACGACATGGCCATCGGCGTGCTGGCGGCCATCGAGGCCTCGGGGCGCGAGGACGTGAAATTCGTGCTCGGCGGCGCGGGCATGAAGGAGATGGTGAAACGCACCATGGACGCGGACCCGATGATCCCCGCCAACGTGACCTACCCGCCCTCGATGATCGCCACGGCCATCGAGGTGACGGCGCTGGGGCTGGTCTCGAACGCGCCGGTATCGGGCGAGTTCATCATCGGCTCGGTGCTGGTGACGCCCCAGAACGCGGAGCAGTTCTACTACCCCGACAGTCCTTTCTGA
- a CDS encoding ABC transporter permease produces MSDTTTLPRAHRALPSMTVIGPVLALVLLVLIGAALNPNFLAWANVSNVLARSAFIGIIAVGMTFVITAGGLDLSVGSMAAFIAGLMILVMNAALPTLGVGVPLVLLGMATALVAGLAAGFLNGILITRLGIEAFIVTLGSMGIYRSLVTWLADGGTLSLDFTLRSFYQPVYYGGVLGVSWPIIVFAVTVVLGEIAMRRMVFGRHCAAIGSNDQVARYSSVNIARVRLMTYVLLGLLVGVATIMYVPRLGSASASTGLLWELEAIAAVIIGGTVLRGGFGRVWGTVIGVLILSLIGNILNLTDLVSPYLNGAIQGAIIILAVILQREGKAGA; encoded by the coding sequence ATGAGCGACACCACCACCCTGCCCCGCGCGCACCGCGCCCTGCCTTCGATGACCGTGATCGGCCCGGTGCTGGCACTGGTGCTGCTGGTGCTGATCGGCGCGGCCCTGAACCCGAATTTCCTCGCCTGGGCGAACGTGAGCAACGTGCTGGCGCGCTCGGCCTTCATCGGCATCATCGCGGTGGGGATGACCTTCGTGATCACCGCCGGGGGGCTCGACCTCTCGGTGGGCTCGATGGCGGCCTTCATCGCCGGGCTGATGATCCTGGTGATGAACGCGGCCCTGCCCACGCTCGGCGTGGGCGTGCCGCTGGTGCTCCTTGGGATGGCCACGGCGCTGGTGGCGGGCCTCGCGGCGGGGTTTCTCAACGGCATCCTCATCACCCGGCTGGGGATAGAGGCCTTCATCGTCACGCTCGGCTCGATGGGCATCTACCGCTCGCTGGTGACCTGGCTGGCGGACGGCGGCACGCTCTCGCTCGATTTCACCCTGCGCAGCTTCTACCAGCCGGTGTACTACGGCGGGGTGCTGGGGGTGAGCTGGCCGATCATCGTCTTCGCCGTCACGGTGGTGCTGGGCGAGATCGCCATGCGGCGCATGGTGTTCGGGCGGCATTGTGCGGCCATAGGCTCGAACGACCAGGTGGCGCGCTATTCCTCGGTCAACATCGCGCGGGTGCGGCTGATGACCTACGTGCTGCTGGGCCTGCTCGTGGGGGTGGCGACGATCATGTACGTGCCGCGGCTGGGCTCGGCCTCGGCCTCCACGGGGCTCTTGTGGGAGCTGGAGGCGATCGCCGCGGTGATCATCGGCGGCACGGTGCTCCGGGGAGGTTTCGGCCGGGTCTGGGGCACGGTGATCGGCGTGCTGATCCTGAGCCTGATCGGCAACATCCTGAACCTTACCGACCTCGTCTCGCCCTATCTCAACGGGGCGATCCAGGGGGCGATCATCATTCTCGCTGTGATCCTGCAGCGCGAAGGGAAAGCGGGCGCATGA